In Triticum urartu cultivar G1812 unplaced genomic scaffold, Tu2.1 TuUngrouped_contig_5790, whole genome shotgun sequence, the genomic stretch tttgatattccttttcttcaaaacactgaaataggcataaaacagcaaatctgggctaggcctccggttaataggttagtcccaaaagtaatataaaagtggaaaataaagcccaatattgcccaaaacagtagataatatagcatggagcaatcaaaaattatagatacgttggagacgtatcagccagcatctaggcgagggcggcgagcaccatgagatgctcttctttCTGGACATCggcctcggcttcctcctccagcagcgcggcgagcgcttcctcgtcatccgagtccatcgccgaggcaggcaaatcgccgaacaccttgcgctcgGTGGGCGTTTACCCGCCGCTAAACCAAGCCTCTGCGGCTGGAAATGCCCAGCTGCTGTtggaggggctgccgcggcgaagcGTTGCTATTTTTCCGGCGGGTAATGGCTATCTAGCGGTGtagggcggcgggcggcgccaggatatagctagtggtggccgagggcgcgggggTGGGAGGCGAGTCGGGGAAGAAAATCTTGACTTTTCCCCTGACAGTGTGGGCCAGCCACGCTTTTCCCTTGCGCCGGAGCCCCCAACTGCTCCCCAGCGTGCCGGGGTCAGCCTGTGACCGCCGGGCGGAAAAAAGGGTCGAACCGACGATTTTCGgcgtcctgggggcgcgactggggcgtttttttcgcgccggcgccgaaaaagtggcctgggggggctgttgggggcgcggctggagatgctctaagtgTTAGCTATTGTAGCTAAGTTTCCCTCATTGATTTTTTAACAATTAAAATCCTTCATTCATTGGTTGTTATTAATTTTGCATAGGTCATGCGTTTAGCACTGTTTCCTCCTGAGGTCACCATGATGTTTTCACTCCTCTTTAATTGCTTTGCCATATCACTTTTTTGCCTATGTGGCACTCTTAGCATCTGTACACGGTGGAGCACTGGAAAGGGCGTCATAGTACGCTGCGCTCTTTTTTTTGTGGGAAAActtcaatctattcatcttcaatcatggtagtataacgaacactagaaataataaaaattacatcccgATCCGTAGACCATCTAgagacgactacaagcactgaaacgagccgaaggcgcgccgatgttatcgcccctccctcgccggagcGGGGCAAACGTTGTTGTAGACAGTCggaaagtcgtcgtgctaaggccccatggaaccaacgcaccagaacagcaaccgccgcAGATGAGGAGTGTATTTCAAAAGAAACCAACCTGAAGACACGCGAACGAAGACGAACGACGAACAGATCCGAACAAATCCACCAAAGACAGATCCGCTGGAGATGCACCTCCACACGCCTGCCGATGATGCTAGACGCATCACCGGAAcgggggctaggcggggagaCCTTTAGTTCATCTTCAGGGAGCTGCCGCCGTCTCGCCATTCTGAGCAGGACACAAACTCTAACAAAGCTCAAAAATAGATCTAAAAAGGGAGCCCTCCCACCGGCAAGGGCCGGGATCCACTCCACTTTCATGGTCCTAAAGCCACCAGAGATGGAACGGGCCGACACCGGCACCGGCAGGAGGCAGAGAATCTTAGTTTGTTTGGAGGCGGCGGATGCTTTTCCAGTTTCTTTTAATGAGGTTATAGTACTTTGCGCTCTTGTATAGCAACATCGAGGTAACGAGCATTTTTGGGGAGTTATGACTATTTAACAGCCAGATCAACCTTTGCTTCTGCAAATAAGACAAGCTATAGCTCGGTTAGCCGCGCCAATTTTGGCTGCGCATTAGGTTTTCGTTTCGTGTCCTCTCACCGGCATGTATTTTTTGCTTCAAACGGGATAGGCGGGCCGGATTTATTGGGCCACATCGCATGGTCTGGCTTGCTTTGGCATGGCTCGGATGAACGGTACTGACGGGCTGACGAAACTAATAACGTCTGAAATTTTGGTGGTAAGAAATGCTTATCTTTTCGTTAATATAATAGGTATAGAAGTAGAGATTTGTTAGAAAACAACTAAAGTTGGGAGAGTTTGTTAGTGCTGTAGCTTAATCCTACACACAAGGGTCATGGGTTCGATTCTTCCCCAAAACGAATCAGAGGGTCATCAGATCGTTGGACTTGTGCGTGGATCACAGGGACGAGCGAGAGACATGCAGGGATCGCAGCAAAGATGGGGATCTAGCGGGCCGTGCACGGCGTTCATTTGATTTGAATCCGACGTATCCAAAGCGTTTGGATCTGATGCAAAGAAATGTCAAGTGCTAACCAAGAAATCAACATCTACTAGGACGGGACAGCCGAGCCAGTGTAGGACTATATACTAACTCTGCAACCAACAACTCAAACATTGTTTTCCTATTCTCATGTGCCTCTATTGGCGTTACGACTGACACGATCACATGGCTACATGGGTAGTACCTCCATCCTGAGTTTTTATAGCTACACTTCGTGTCAAAATTTAACCGTAAATTTAACTGACAAGATATTAATACATGTCatcaaaaattatatcgttggatgtgtatttgaacatagttttcagtGATACTTTTCTTTTGACATTCATTAACAATTTTTTCATTAAGTTTATAGTTAAAATTTGACACAAAATACTAAGAAGACCATAAACTAGGTCAGAGATTATAGTATATACTACGAGCATAAGCAGGGTGAACTAAGATCAACTGAGGCTCAAGGGAATGTTTCTTTTTTCAACGTAAGGGTATCTTTTACTCCTTTGGTCTTAAGTGCGTTTTTTACACTAATGTAGTGTTAAAAACGTTCTTACATTATGGAAAGGAGAGAGTATTTTTTAAGGGAGTAATCAGTGCGGAGGCTGGCTGGCGTGCACAGTCTAACTGATGTGTCCGGATTACACCCAATGCGCGGCGACCTTATCAAGGAGTAGAACTTATATAATCGTAGCATCGTTTAACGTGGGGCAAGCGCAAGACCCGCGTCTTGTTCTGCCGACCGTCATGTGAGCACTGCAGTCGAGTTGAGTATTTTTGTGAAGGAGCGACAAACTAAATCTTCATAGGGAGTACTAGTGATCCTAGCCATATAAATCGATCAGCTTGGCGTCGTAACATGCTGCATCACCAATACTACTACGTACGATAAATCACAGAGGTAGCGGTTCGCTTTTGATTTGGATCGAGAGCCTCCAGTGTCATGGCGCAAAGTAACAGTTCCTTTTTTTTGGAAAGGCCCTTCAATTTGTTTCCTTCCTAGAGTAAACGCACCTTTGTATTTCTCGAGAGTCCATTCTTTGCACTAATCTTTCAATCAAAAAACCATGTCATGCAGGTACTCAAATGGATGCTTGGACTGTTGGGGCGAGCAGAGAGGATTCATCCACCAATATCGTCACCATCCAAGTCGACTCATATCAGCCTTCTCAACACGGACAAGTGGGTGAAACTGGCGAGTCTCCTAGCACAATGGCAAAACACTGTAAGCATATTCATCCGTTTAGTCAACTTAGGCCTATGTTAGCCCATTCATTTTTGCTACTTTTTACTACCGACATGAATGGCTACGTCTATACTAGAACCCACATAAGAGCCACGCGGCAGTTCTAGTTACCTTTCTTTCAAATTAGTTGCTTTTCCTCCTCCCACCGTGGACACGCCCCGTGTCATCGTCTCCATTTGCATTGCTACAATGATGAGCGGCAGCATGAACACAAGCCCCTGAGGATGGCGCCTCCCAGTTGTGTAAGCTGGCTGGTAGGGGCATGTCATCACCGTCCATGAGTTTGAAGAGAAGACGGGGACATGGTGGCATCCGATTGGGTTCCGGTTGCAGCCAATGGAAACGTGCAGCTTCTATGCATGGCGTGCAGTGCCTTGTCCATGGAGATGTACTCCGAACAGTCGTCATATTGTCCTCCAAGAAGGAAGAGGGACGAATGACACAATAACTATCTATCTATCTTTATTTATTAGTATACATTAAAATCACAATacgaaaaaaataagagagatgTTCTGGAAATTCTCACGAAAAGCAAAACACATTGTTCTAGATGTGCTTATTTTAGAGGTCTCACATCTGGTTGACCATCTCTTTATTACTGGACTAGATCAGAACCATACCTAAAAAGATCATACCCACTAGATCTACGTTATCATACCTTAACATATCACACCGTTATATCTTCATAGTTGCACCTAAACAGATTATAACCATTACATCAAGATTGCCGTACTTGAGCCGATCATGTCCATCAGATCTAAATAATAGTAGTACCTACATATATACTCGCATTTTCCTCGAATACGCATAGCATGCGTATCTTGCATTATAGAGAGAAAAGGGTATAAGAACCCTCCACTGAGGGTGTTACAACACACCCACACCACCGTACACAATCCTTAATCTACATCTCGTCCATCACCCACATGTGTATCCGCCCAAAAAATCGCTCCATGTCAGTCCTTATGAGGCCTGCCGTCCTCCAAGCTCTACCTTCCGCAAGACACCTACCAAGTAGTCGACTAAGTGATGCATTCATAAAAGATGAATCCAATTGTATATGCAAGCAAGAATAATACAAGGAGGCCAGATAAGAACAAAGCCGAATTAACATTGTATAGTCATACACAAGATTGCAATAATGATCATAAGGTTTCAGACATTCACGAGAGAGCATACGACAATTAATCCAGTGAGCACGCGGATTACAAGTAAGTTTGGTCAGTACACTTGTAAACCTAATCAACAACTGACTGTGTAAACAGATCACTGACACAAAATTAATAAATAGCATCGGATTTCATAAATAATATTATATAACTCCTTTTTGTTATTTATTGGCAACATAATCATATACGTTCATACATAAAATAAAAGTCTATATTGCAATAAAAAGGGGTAAATAAGAGCAAAACGATTTGTACCCTAAGAAAATAAAATATTTAACATTTTTAACACCCAAAAATATGATGACCTCGCATTTGTGAGAGAAAGCAATAGAAGAAGACTAACATAACAGTACGTGAATACAATATTTAAACATGTGCTTGCGGTATATACTTCTTATAGATTTTTAATTTGAGTAATATGAAAGTAGAGACACTTTTTGTGAATGAAGGAGTGAATGTAAAACAAAATCACTAAGAAAATTCAGGCCAATTGTCCCTCGGGTTGGAGCAGTAATAATGATGGTCCTAAAGAAATTTGAGAAAAACTTCGAACCCTCGGCTCCACCGAGTAGATGTGAGATTCCATAGTTTGGTTTGTTTTAGGCCTGTCCCAATGATTCACCTTTGCGTCATGCATTTTACGTAAGCAAAAAAGATGATGTTACATATTGGAATTAAGCATAAGGGAGGTGATAGTAATATCATGTTACGATATAGTATCTTAGCACATGGAGCAAGTATATTTAACGATTATCATATGCATAATTACATATTTAAATTCGAAAACAATTAGATGGCACTATGATGCTGTTGCATGATATTATATATAGAAAGATAATAAGTAATGTAATACCGTGGAGGTGGTGTTTTGGCTCATAGGTGTAGATATACCTATtatcaaatatatatatatatatataaatatatatataaacacATTTTAAAATGTAAAAAAATTCTGAACAATAATTTTGCGTGTAAATCCGGGTATCTTTCGCACAGACATATCATTTTTGTGGCATGTAtggaaaatatataaaaaaatgtcTCGTGAACAGCTGTAATCAAGAAAAAAATTGCCTTTTTTACACAAGCCATAAAAAATGTCCTTTTTCAACAAAACTTCGTGTATGAACATATAATGTCAGGATGTGCACGAGGAATTTTTTGGTCGAATTTTTTTAACGTTTTAAAATATGTATTTGGACAATGGGTGCATATACACCTATGAGCCAAAGTGAATTTCCGGTAATACCATACACTATCATGCTAGTATACAATACAATTGACAAGTAGAATACGGTATGAAACCTTACCAACACCCGACAACGAACAAGCATGCATTCTAGAAGACACATGCCGAGCCTTCAATGGCATAAACAGTCACTGGGCCCATGTACTAAAGCTCCCAGAAATCCGCATCTGACGTTTTGGCTCTCTGGAGCACATGCTTCCAGGTGAACAGTACCCTGAAAAAACATAAAATGTTGTCAAAAGATTCTGAAAAAGTTGTAGATGATCATGTTGGCGTCGTAAGCATGCTAGAAAGTTTTCATGCGGAATGGAGCAGCTGTGTTCGTTGGTGAAAAAAACAAAATTAGGGTGACATTTGGTCTTCGTTTTGTTTTTTTTCGCAGGCGAAAATGCTTAACTTGTTTGCCTCAAAATGTACAGGTAGCATTTGTATGTGACAAAGATCACATACAAACTTTATCTCAATTTTTTTGATATttaaaataaattttccccgggaGCAGGAGCTCCCAGGAGCCAAATTGACTTTCCGCCTGATATATGTCTAACAATAGTTATGACGTCACCTGACAGAGTGATTATAAAATATACAACTTTATGCGCCCTGGATAAAATAACAAATAGCTGAGTTCATATATATGTCATAGTGAGCTGAAATGATAATCTCTTTTGCTGCGAGCACACAAACTCAAATTTTCAGAATCACTCCATTGGATCAATATTTAAAAGTTTATCAACTacatttttctttctttcttgaaGGCACAGTGTTGCATCATTTTTATAATGATTTTTGGGAACTTCTACACCATCAAAACCTTAAACGAGTAACCAACATTGATAGAAATCCCTATCCTATATATATTGCTATTCTCATAGCATCGTATTCTTTGTGCTGATTAATTATGGCATGCAGATACAAGAGTCTGGAATCTTGACTCCGACTTGGAGGCTGGGAAAAAACTGCTTGCCAAAGAAATTGGGATGAACACCATTGTTTCCATCAAGAGGGCTCCCAAGGTCCGTGGGGAACTCCGTGGCGCGGACGAAGACAGCTACACACCGCACCGTGTGCCGATCGGCCCTTACCATCACAATTGCTCATCTTCATGGATTGCAAAAGAAAAGCTGCGCTATGTCGGCTTCATGCAGAGTGTCTCCGAAAGATACAAGGCAGATGGTCTTAATGGTCTAGTGGAGGAATTGGAGCCCCGAGCAAGGGAGTGGTACGGGGACGGGGTTGACCACATGACGCCGGAAGAGTTGGCGAGGATGCTGCTGCATGATGGGTGCTACCTGCTGGGTTGGTTGGTGAACTATCCGGACGCCCCTCAAACATCCTGCAACGACCACAACACGGTGTTTCGCGACATCCTTTACCTCATTGAGAACCAGTTGCCTTTCTTTGTTCTTGACAAGATTCACGCGCGCGCCACAGGAGGCTCCAGTTGCCTACTCCACTACATGGCAACATACATCCAGAGTCTGCTGCATGCTCAGCTCTACATCAGCCAAGGGAAGCAGAGGCTGATGGAGCAGCCATGGCACCTGCTGCATCTAGTGCACGAATACTTCCGTCCAGCCAACTTGCCGAAGTCCACAGATCCGCAGCAGACCGGGCGCACTGGTCGGTGGCGCCGGGCGACGGCATACCGCTTGCACGCCAAGGTGAGGTTCATGCCCCGGGACTTCGCGGCCGAAGTAAATTCGGTCCTC encodes the following:
- the LOC125529713 gene encoding UPF0481 protein At3g47200-like isoform X1; amino-acid sequence: MAQSTQMDAWTVGASREDSSTNIVTIQVDSYQPSQHGQVGETGESPSTMAKHYTRVWNLDSDLEAGKKLLAKEIGMNTIVSIKRAPKVRGELRGADEDSYTPHRVPIGPYHHNCSSSWIAKEKLRYVGFMQSVSERYKADGLNGLVEELEPRAREWYGDGVDHMTPEELARMLLHDGCYLLGWLVNYPDAPQTSCNDHNTVFRDILYLIENQLPFFVLDKIHARATGGSSCLLHYMATYIQSLLHAQLYISQGKQRLMEQPWHLLHLVHEYFRPANLPKSTDPQQTGRTGRWRRATAYRLHAKVRFMPRDFAAEVNSVLDVRLEGGTLWVPRLQVCRDTWTLLRNLMALEEQMPKRPVTAYCIFMSQVACTVEDVRLLVDAKIVQHFEGSDEHAAQGFADLCKGVVMDVDNIDRNYLKPIWHDLEKRHKSRAHNFWGGHSQRVAIALALLVVVVLLACVVTQTFYVIIGYRQQTKH
- the LOC125529713 gene encoding UPF0481 protein At3g47200-like isoform X2; translated protein: MDAWTVGASREDSSTNIVTIQVDSYQPSQHGQVGETGESPSTMAKHYTRVWNLDSDLEAGKKLLAKEIGMNTIVSIKRAPKVRGELRGADEDSYTPHRVPIGPYHHNCSSSWIAKEKLRYVGFMQSVSERYKADGLNGLVEELEPRAREWYGDGVDHMTPEELARMLLHDGCYLLGWLVNYPDAPQTSCNDHNTVFRDILYLIENQLPFFVLDKIHARATGGSSCLLHYMATYIQSLLHAQLYISQGKQRLMEQPWHLLHLVHEYFRPANLPKSTDPQQTGRTGRWRRATAYRLHAKVRFMPRDFAAEVNSVLDVRLEGGTLWVPRLQVCRDTWTLLRNLMALEEQMPKRPVTAYCIFMSQVACTVEDVRLLVDAKIVQHFEGSDEHAAQGFADLCKGVVMDVDNIDRNYLKPIWHDLEKRHKSRAHNFWGGHSQRVAIALALLVVVVLLACVVTQTFYVIIGYRQQTKH